The Anoplopoma fimbria isolate UVic2021 breed Golden Eagle Sablefish chromosome 1, Afim_UVic_2022, whole genome shotgun sequence region ATTTAATTTAGCATAAAGATAGGGAATTAtttggaaacagctagcatggctttgttaaatgtaacaaaatccacctaccagtccctctaaagctcactaataacaaaaatttgattcattgtttgtacatattaaacaaacaatactTAACAAGTTCATTTGTGACGTTTGAGTGAGAATTCAGTGAGTTTTGATTATAAGTTAACTTAATTGGCTGCTGGCGGTAACTTCATATCAACAAGAAagccaaaatatcaaactactCCTCTAAGAGTTAGTTTATCATTCATACCACTCCTGGTGATGATTGGTCCAGCTGTGATGACGGCGTTCCCAGATGCCACTGGTGAGGAATCAAggctctcctctccatcccGCCTGCGCCTGCGCCCACAAATCTGCGAATCACATCATCAGATTTCAGTCCTCATTGAGGTCACAAGACACACACTGTGATTCATGATTTTAACACCTACCGGCATGAGCATGATGCAGTCGTCTGCCCGGCAAAGCTTGGTGACGCAGTGCAGGAACACAGTCGACATTTTCTGGTGTCTGTGTTTAACAAAACGGAAAACCTCAAAGGAAAAACGGCCTGACTGACTCTTCCCATTTTCGAAAACTGTCGTCTGTGGGTCTTTGTAGCAGCTGTGTCAAAAGAGAACAActtacatatacacacatgtacatgcacacactgacaaTGACAAGATTTGACATCTGAATTTATGCTTAAGCACTTattcagaaggaaaaaaagtagCATTCATGTGGGATAAGAGGGCCTGAATAGATAATGACTCCCTTTTGTGGTTTATCAAGTCatcatcttgaaaaaaaaaaagcgagatTACCCGAAGAAAAGGTCATAGCGGAGTTCATCATTAGGATTCCCTGAGGGGGTTGTGTAACAGTAGTCCATCAAGATGTTCCACCTGCGGAGGGACAAAACTGTGAGCCGGGATGGAGGATAGAGATCTAACTACACATGGGAAAGCACAGATCAGGGCTTTCTCTTCTGCAGACTGGCGCCTTCACGAAGAATAATAACATAATGGCATAATGAATGTAGgcaaaccatgaaaaaaaaggactaaATCCGTAAAAATGATGGTGGGAAAGATGCTGTGATTGACCAAAATATTCTCTCTGCTTTACTTTAAGTTGTTGttgcaatggaaaaaaaatatctgctaCATGAGAAatattaaagatataaaaataataagaaaataaagattcaCTAATGAAAAATGCAATGGTATCTTGTACCGTTTGTCTAAGTTTGTGGCTTTCACAGCAGCAAATACTCTGGTTTTCAGAGCCAGTCCAGCCATTGGAATAGAGAGAGGTTGATTGTATGTTGAATCctgtacagaagaaaaaaagtcaaagtgaaTGAAATGTAAAGTGAATGTACTCAATACATGAAATTGGAAAAATAGAATTGACAAAGGGGCTCAGTTTTGACATAATGAGCGTTTATATTCCAAGGTttgattttctatttatttgctATGGCCAATAAATTCcttgaaaagaccaaaaccaacagctTGATAATCTGTCTCTGGTTACTTTCTAACTTCGCCAGCCTTTTTGTGGCTCTTAGTACCATTTGATCCCACTGTAACGCAACTCTTTAAAGGTTCAAAATCCCAAATTGCACTAACATGCACGTGCAGTTTTGACCGGCTATGCAAACAAAGCCGAGAGAAGCTTGGattgtaacacacacagaaggagtAGGACTTTATTCTGTAGACTAAACTATATCTTCACacagcaaatagttgtttgcttttatgcttcttgcacctttaaaaacacgtcgcaaaatattatattttgttttgattccctaaaacagctgggcaatGTAGCTTTAAGCAAGCATCACTCACACAGAAATAGGTGTATTTGTTGGGGACTTTTTTCAGTGGTAGATTACTAGACTTTTGGTGACTATTTGTAGCAGCAAGTGGTTTATTTCGAGATGGATTGACTGTGCCCAtgttaattgttaaaaaaaaaacccattcaattcattgttggttctgatcttttcatttgatttgttgacaaaaatattttttctaagGATAAATCTGATGATATTTCAGTCAGCCGCCTAACTGGCTAACAGTCATATACTTTTAAAATTGTTTACAGATTAATTAAAAGGAAATGCTAACTAGGTTCGAAATATTATGAACATTAACATCCTAACCTAAAGCTTCAAAGTGCATGCATGGCAATGGAAATGATTGCATATAAAAGGCTGAATGCAACTGTTTACTTACGTTGTACAGAATCATACTCAGCGTGCTCACAAAAGTACCATTGCTGTCCTTGACagatacagcagcagaggagctgtGAATAGATTCAAGACATTAATTTCAATGGTCTACTCGGCTAAACATTTAGAAGAATGTATGCATGTAAAGTAGCATCCAAAATCATTAagaaaatatgcatattttaaaataaatggtaCTCAGAATACCATAATGACACAAACCCATTCAGGCTCTTAAACCAAGCGCCTAATTGCCATCACAGTTTAGGAGAACAATAAACAAATCTTAATTAATTCctgattaaatgaataaatcttaATATGAAATCCATTGAGTAACTCCTGAAGGTCAATCTCTCTCTTggacaggatttttttttgccagcaaCTTACGATGCCAGCTGTGAGTTATTGACCAGGTACTCCAGTGGGTAGCTGCAGCTGAATTTATACAACAAACCGGGCAGGTAGCTGATTATAGCTGGCGGGTCAGGGGTGTCGATATAGCCTGAGACATTCCCAATTTGTACCAGAGACATGTTCCCATAAGCATTGGCCCCATAGGCTGTGCTGACCTGCAGAGAAGagcatcacagccacatcacttTGCTTTCTCCCAAGTCAATAAACAGCATGATGAAATAGCTTATTGATTATATTAACAccgtgtgcttgtgtttgtgtattcttTACCACCAGGCTGTTACCGCAGGCCTCCAGAGTGCTGAGACTGATGCTGAACAGGACCGCTGTGGGGAAGGTGTTGTTGTTTATGAAGCCACGGCATTGTGCATCACTGTGGCGACCGTTCAGGGCCAAATCTGCGTCGGTGTAGCCGGAGAACAGCACTGGGCAGAAGTTGATCTTCAAGGTGATTGTCTGAACCCCGCAGTACACACTAATGTCCCGCTCACctggagaaacagaggaggaagagataatacttaaaacaacaaaaaaagctgttaGAACAGTGGTTTACTATTCACACATCAGCAATTGTTGGAAGCGATTGCACTGCTACCGGAATGATTGGAACATCTGCAGTTACGTTTTTGAATCCTTAACAGCTATCACATATTCGTAAATTGGCAACAACTctacttttttaaaagatattGCGGTTTTTGGTGAAGTGGCCCCCCGTTCCTTGTCACTCAGAGCACTGCTGCCAAGCTACAAGCATTCATCTGACATCTCAGGAGGAAAATAGTCCCTGATTAGTTGCTGGGACTGAATCCCAGCAGAACCTGTGACTTAAAAATACAGTGggcttagaaaaaaaaaacttaaaatcacaatcACTGctcaaaaggaaaagaaagaggctgTAGTCCAGTTACTGATATACACCAGCCGTGAAAGAGGTTTGACAATCAGCACTTTTATATCTGAATTTGAATATGAGACACCTTATGGAGCTAAAATCATCCAAAACAGAGAAGCAAGCATAAGAAAGTTTTCAACCTTACATGATCTATAATTTTATGGATCATAGTGGGTGATATAGTTAATTCAAAGTATGTACATATCCATGAAGTGTTATGTCTATCCTCTATAAGATATTAAAattcttagatttttttttaatgaatctaTTATTTagctgttgattttttttaagtatcaaaagtaataaaatgattGTACAGAATTACCCATTTGTTGATAAGCATAATTTTTATGCTGTAGCTACTTCAAGTGGAGAATGCATGATATGATGAATGCATGATAACGTTATATAACATAGTTGCAGTAGTTGTAGTTGGTAACATAGTTAATCATATGAAATAAGTTGTCTTCATAAGTTTTAAATGCATCCATAAACATTGATTTGTACATGCATATAAACAGTTAATAAATGCTTTATATCACTCTGAAAGCCCTGTTAATGTGTGTAATAATATCATATGTTATACCGTATTCTTAAGCATCCATTAACtgtttatacattatatatatgaGTGCTGTAGGAGGACGTTATATAGTTATAGATAcatatagttataatagttaaaattgttgacatacattttaaaagtcactTTGAAAATGATATCATATTTGACTCATATTTGCTTACAACTAGTGTTATACACCTGTGTTTCACACCTGTAGCCAGAAAACTGTCTGTActggaaagagaaaacatattATGTGACAGTATTCTCACCAGGAAACCTGCTGTGGTAGCTGGCGTCACAGTTGTATCCATTAAACTGTGTGGAGACCGAAGCGGCGTTACTCATCAGCAGGAAGAAAAAGCACATTCGTGTCATTTCAGCACCTGAGAGAGGTTTGCCCACCGTCATCTTCAGAAAGTCAACATTGCATCAGCCACATTACTCAGGTAcgtgttaaaaaaacagcacttaTCTCAAAATTAGATGTTCTAAAAAACAATGCCCCCAAAGCTTCGCCTGTTTGTTTGACTGCTGCACGCTCTGACCTCTATCAAAGTAGTACAACCTTCTTTCCTCAGGTCCCCTGATCCTTTTAACTCAGGCGCTCATGTTGGCTCAAACCACTATTACCCAACCCCTTTTAAACTGAGGTCACCCCTCTTTCCAGCTTATTTCATCCCCACTTTTCTTCCAcacctgtttacctgttttcttcctttcccAAAGTAATTGGATGGACCCCCTCTTCCCCTGGTATGTGATGAGAGAAAGGTTCAACACTGAGGCGTGTAGTTTTTGGTGGCATCCAAGACCTTAACTAAACACAACATCATCCTCACGTGTATCTGCTTAGTGTGCACAGATGAGAAAGATAGAGGTACTCATTATCCAACCGCTTTGACAAATCCCCCGCTGCAGAGCAGAACATGGGAAACTCCATCAGATCTGAATGGCCTGGACAAATCTTTTGACATCGCCCAGAAACCTGAGCGTACTCGGAGGGTTCCCACTCGTCTCTCCTCGGTCTGATCTCCGTCTGTCAGCTCACACAAACGGTGGGCCTCAGCAGGGGGGGCCCAGCCCTTGAATTAAGCTGTCATCGGCTGCTGCTGTGGCCTACATTCACATGAACATAAAAGTCAACTCACGGTCTGATGCAGGGCTGTGTGTGGGTAATTGTGATGCACAAGGCATCACTTAGAGTAAAGACATTCAGTGGTGTGTACAGCTCCAGCACAGTGTGTTCAGCAGTGCAGAAGGTAAAAGTGgaaccttgtgtgtgttttatggtttGTTACCTTGCCTCCAGATAACCGTCTCaccttttattttactgcagtcTACCTAACACaagttattttaatatgttGAACTGGTTTTAGAAGAAAGAACTTCTTTCTCTCCTGTAGgttttttgaccttttaataGATCTATACAAAGAGGTGTCAATAGTGATGTCTTTCTGTCAATAGATCCAAAAAAAGGCCCTAACCAGAAATCAACACCTTCCAACTTCACTATCCTATTTGTGGCACTCACTCCCAACACATTGTTTCCTACTGAGGACATACATCTTTAGAAACAGGTCaaaagtttgattaaaaaataaagtcccAACTGATTCCTAAAGCTATTGGGCACTTgagtttttagcaaatgttactcaaacggGAGTAAAAGAGTGCATTCGCTATCTCTGCCAGGCCTGGTCAGAGGTTATGTGTCTGGCCGTATGTGTGACGGTGTGCGTCCGTGACTGAGTGAGTTTGCAGCAAACTGCAGGACATATTTTGGTGGCCAGTTCTCGCTGCTTTCTCAAGGTCCTCTAGTGGTTGCAGTGAAGGTCTGTTTATAAGCTTTTTCTTGAGCTTCGTATCACATTGTATGGTACCACACGTTCTTCCACTGCAGATGGAGTTTcagagtttcttttttcttaattgtCTTCATTCTCTTATGTAGTCTGAAAAACAGTTGTAACATTAGACATATCAGCAGGACCAAGGCTGAATTAAAAACCAAGCAAAATAGGCATCTCCCCCAAGGCCTCAAGCTGTCTGGATGACAAATACTTTTAGTAAATTTGTTTAGTTACAAATCTTTAGGTAATTTGCATTTGAGAAAACACATGACTGGAATGTTACAGGCCCTTATGAGGCTCCAGctttttgcctttgtttttttttttacctttttagtCTTTAATGCCCTGTCTCGTAGAGAGGCAACTACAATGATTTGTCAAGgttaggaaaatattgtggaTAATCACAAATAATCACAAATTAACTAACACAGTAGAAAATCTGGGCCAAAAAACATGCCTTTATCACTGAAGACACTTTGGCATATACCAGTAGGAAGAATGCATGTGTAAATGATACAATTAATGATGGCTGAGCTGCGTTTAGCTGGTTCAGTTTCAGGTTCCTGGTTTTGTGAATGCTGCCCTTTCTATATACCTTTTTACatgcattttcaattttcacataaagaaataaaaacctcAGTGGAGAGCAGATGGAAAGTCGAAACAgacataaattattaatttaagcACACGAAGCACGTGACTAAAACGTCACTCAGTGTTCCACTGAGACGAACTGCTGGGACTGTAActaatacatttcatatttcatatttccttAATGTTTTCCACATTGTTCTCCATTGTAAGATGTTTTACTGGCTCTTTTAATTACATCATCTGGTTGCATTGTCTTATAgccaaacaacaacagtggaTGCAATCAATTTGCAattgtttaaaggaaaagtgtgtAGGATTAAGGGGGTTTTATTGGCTGAAATGGAATGTAATATtcttaaatttgttttattggcgtataatcacctgaaactaagagtTGCTGTGTTTTCgttcctcttcacagagtcaTGACATGTTGCACCTCAATGTTTCcacagcagcccagaacggacaaactaAACACTAGCTCTAGGGAGGGGCTTTCGTGTTTTAACGTTACCTTAAAGCCGCCGTAGTTTTCCAACACCCTTTGACAAGTTGGGGTGAGTAGAGGGGTACCAGTTGGATTtaatctgcaacctcactgctagatgccactaaatcctacacactgctcctttaaatttTGTGTTAAATTTGAATGGAAACTTCTGTCATGGTTTACTAGGACGCTTAAATAGAACAATACCATTGTCTTTGCTATTAGTTTGTGCTTGTGCTTTTCACACTATGGCAAGTCCAAATGTCTGCAGTGATAAGGCCTATTATTGAGaaataatggttttattttgtagctCTGGGCAAAATGGTTTGGGGGAATGTTTGTGGGTGTGGGAAGCGCACAGCTCATTTGCCCTCGGGCCTTCCTGCGGATCGATCTGTACAATTGCATCtttctaaaaaaatgttttatctgtgtatatttattaataaaaaagatataatagAGAACATAGGAAGAATATATGCTTGTATTGGTGTTCCATTCCCACCAATGATACAATTGCCTTTATCAAAAACATCATGTGTGTCATCAATCATCATGTTGCCGAGCAGATCTGGATTTGAAGCCAAACAGACACCTCATGGCCCTGCAGAGCTCTGAGAAACACAGCTGGCTGCAGGTGTTTGCTATTCACTGCTGCTGACCTGCCCCTCTGATGAGGTAGGGCTGAAATCAAATATGAAACGCTTACAAGCAGACAAGTGCCATTCGGAGCAAACAGGATCAGATGGCCACATACACATGAAATGAATACATATGGTGAACCCATTACCATCCTGCTTATTTTACACATCCCACCCAGCACGTGACCTATTTAGCCAATGTATAGCCTACTTTTGTGCTTGTGTTTCAGTcacatgattttcttttatatataaggTGAAATCATACACTTATGGGTCTGTGAAGAAAAGCATTTGCACATACACCCAAAACAATTGTCAATGTCTTGTGTATCATGTTGATTATCATAGTGGTTAATTTGTCATTCAAACTATTGCTAGATCCACTAGAAGCTCCCTTATTTCACCTTATGTTAGACTTCATCCCCCACTTGTCATGTTTTTAGGGAATAACTTTCTTTATCACACACCTCTGTTCAACCCTCCTGAGTTTTGTGAATGTTTCCCGCAGGTCGTTGTGCTCAGATACTTTTAATGGCTCAGGAGCGACCGCCACACTTAGATCTGTCTGATAGAGCCGTCTCTATCTGATCAGCCTGAGACATCCAGACTCAACAAACAGACATTCAAATCACACAATCTGGGCTGCATCACAAAACCCGTGAGAGTGCCAGCTGTAATATGACGCTCCAGTTTTAACATTGGCAGGAAAGTGAAGCCCTCATCAAAGGCTTCGCTGCGACTTGATCCTCAGTGCATAATGTTTCCAAAAGTGAGAAACCTCGATTTtaagattgtttatttgttgccCTATATGATACTTGTGGCACAGTTTATTAGACACAGATTATTAAAAGAACAGTGTTTGTTCTCAAGGtgatttacattaaataaacttgttgcattttaaagtgagaggattttttttcttgaagtCTCCGTCTGCATCTTTTGGCGGGCTGGAAACTTTGGAAAATTCCCAGgtgagaaggaaaaacaacagactGGCTCATTGTTTATGTATGAGACCTACCCCGTATTAATAAAGCGACAAATGAGGAgcactgtttttctttaacttgaCCTTCAGAGGCAACTGTAgatatttgttatatttcacaCAGTTCACGTATCAACATGCATTGACTGAGGAATTCAAGATGAGTTTCAGAATAATAGATAAAGTAtccaaaaagtaaacaaaataagTCAAGTGAAAACTGAATTTGGTTTAAATTAATATTCAAGCAGAAAATAAAGatcaaaatcaaagaaataactggaatgtttttaattatttagtgTACATTCTCTTTCACATAATTTATTCTGAATTTGAGAGTCAGTTTCATTAATACATGAAGTTTGACAAGTTGATCCAATCCACAATACAGAAGTGAGCAAAATGACAGACTTTATGTTAGGAGATGATCGTGGCACTGTGCTGCCCCCCTGTGCTCACTGTGTCACGCTGCAGAACATCTGACAGCTTTCCCGGCTCAAATTAAGAATACACAATATAATCAAgttataaatgatgatgtattattatagattagAATATAAAGTAGTTACAGTTAGCGCCACCTTTtccaaatgaaacattaaaggtATGCTTACACATCAAtgcataaataataacaatccAATGATTCTGAAATGGGTCATTCTGCATTGCAAGTACTTTAGTGACTTTAGGTACATTTTGAACACTATTGTAATTtgatgcagaacttttacttgtaacagagtaacTGCTCTTACTTTCGTTGAGATCTGAGTATTTTTTGCACTGGTTTCAAGTCAAACTGAATTTTATGTTTGGTGCCAACGGaaattgtgtttgcattttaaatgttttacattattgaGTTTATTGTAACCTGCTTATATAAAGGCTAAATCAATCTGATGTAAAATACAATGTATTTAGACATTCATTCAGCATTAcagtaatgtttttattacaattttaaatgcCACTGCTCTGCTTCCATTTCCCATTTGCCTCATTTTGTTCTTATGGACTGTTCTAACTTAATGCATTAGAAGaatcaacatattttaaaacttttttttacttgacagtaaatcaaagtaaatgtcaaaaatgtctgTCCTGGAAGACTAGATATAGTTTTAATCTTGAATTATTTAGATCTTCACTATAATCTAAGGGTGACATTTTTCATATTAGGGTGTATGAGGCACCTgatatactttaaaaaacacatatcaaaacaatcaaataacaGAGATGATTGGGTCTAAAGGAAGAGGtttgatacatttaaaatagaCACATGCATGGAATAGAAAGCCCACTAACATCAAAACCAAGCATAGAGACTCATATGCATCTACTTTCTATAGAATAAATTGTAGCTGTCTCAGAATCCTGGTTGTTTCCAAATGGTATTGTGTTTTTGggaagatttttattttctttgttaattttCTAATTAACACTGTGATACAAGGAAGCATGAAGCATCTTATATAAGCAAACATACCCATGAACATATAAAATATCTGATTAACAGACATTGTCCACTCAGTCTGGAGTACTATTAGACTTCactttactgaaaaaaaatgatgtcaaacATAATAGTACCACAAAAAACCCTCTTTGATTGCATATATTTTGGAAGGACACTGTATTATGGTAAAGGTTAGTCCCTATCTTTATTTAGCTTATAGTGTCATGTACGTAAGAAGTCTCAATATACTTTAACCTCCCCCCTATAGAACTTTCTTTAAATCGAACACCTGTCTTTCTCGTCGTTATAGACTTAAATGTCTCTGTTTAGGATCACCAGGACAGTTTTGATTAAGTTGTTCAGACATCATATATGTATCCactacatcattttttttgtgtaaggattatttttctttggacTATTGTGACACCAGGATGTATGAGCAGCTTTTTTTACCAGGAAACAAGGCTGCAAACATGTCGAAATTCTGGTTGATATTCTTTATTACAGTATTATTAGGGTGATTTCAAGGGGAATGTGAGATGCTTCAAATCCACATCACTATGAAGTAATATCAAAACATCCAATAAGTCTCATTGCTTCACTCTGTCAGGCCTGTTGCAGCCTGCTCTGACTTCATCATGTCTCCACTCCTCAATCAACACAGGCTTCATCCTCACATCCAGGCCTCTGGCGCTCCTGTGACTGAgcatttgtgcattttttctctctctccctctccctccagctGGCCTGCGGTCAGTTCGTGTACACCTGCACCACAACAGACTCAAGTGGCGCTCAGCGGTGTAACATCTGATTCAGGCTCTGCAGGGGcggtgttgtgtgttgtgtgttgtgtgtgcatccctctctctctctctcctccacccaaAGAGCTCAGCATAGCAGGCCCGCCATTTCCCCTCTCCTCGGTGGTCTTTTCCCCCCTTTGGTAGCGCTTTAAAGCGGAGCAGCGgcggcaggaggaggaggaggaggaggaggaggaggaagaagaagaagaagaagaagaagaagaagaagaagaagaagaagaagaagcagcggCTGGCGACGACTGGCGGAGCGGCGGAGGTAGGCAGGCAGGAGGAGAGACGCAGGGATCCGGTGTGCCACATTCGGGGATGAGAGCTAGACACAGACCCGGGTCGGATGAGTCAGCGAGCGGACCCCGCAATCACGGCAGCGCCGAAATCTGACTGACGGAGCCGAGAGaggcaacacaaaaaaaaccccgaAACAATCTAACATTTTCTGATTGTTGTTGTCGGATTTCCGCTTCTCTTTATTCCGCCCTCCCCTGGTCCGCGTCTGCCATAGCCTAgttttgatttttctttatatattttccaCTAAGGTGGGGGAAAGAAGTGGGGCCAGTGGGGGTCCGACAAGGTtgcggaggaggtggaggttttattttacttttatacaAGAGCTCGCACCCGAAAATAAACCAGgactacatttttattaaagctcTTTTGTTGCgttgagtgagagagagagagagagaagatgtcGGGGCAGAGCATTACAGACAGGATAACTGCAGCCCAGCACAGTGTAACGGGATCCGCCGTGTCCAAAACAGTATGCAAGGCCACCACTCACGAAGTCATGGGCCCGAAGAAGAAACATTTGGATTgtgagtataaaaaaaacaaaccacagaaaCACAAGTGTTAAATCACCGCTGAAAACACCGCTGTGGCTGGCTGATGTGTAGCGGTGGAGGGGCTACAAGGCCTCAAAAGCCTCCTGAGAGgctacatgctacatgctacCTCTGCTTCATGTCAGGGAgattatattgttataacatGCAGCTCAGGCCTTGTTGACACAGAGCTACTCACAGCTAAGAAGGGAGCTTCACCCTTTTATTGAGGCTTATAAATGATtttctttacatgttttttttttgtcataaatagCTGTCAAAGTAGCTTGTCTAGCTGTCTGGTTTTGTCCCCCCCCTCTTTCACTCTTGTCATTCTCACATCTACTCTTTGGTTTAGGGTTTGAATGTTTAGCCTATATAGCAACACAGCTGGATACATGTTTATTTGAGCCTTATGTAGCAA contains the following coding sequences:
- the zpld1b gene encoding zona pellucida-like domain-containing protein 1, with translation MTVGKPLSGAEMTRMCFFFLLMSNAASVSTQFNGYNCDASYHSRFPGERDISVYCGVQTITLKINFCPVLFSGYTDADLALNGRHSDAQCRGFINNNTFPTAVLFSISLSTLEACGNSLVVSTAYGANAYGNMSLVQIGNVSGYIDTPDPPAIISYLPGLLYKFSCSYPLEYLVNNSQLASSSAAVSVKDSNGTFVSTLSMILYNDSTYNQPLSIPMAGLALKTRVFAAVKATNLDKRWNILMDYCYTTPSGNPNDELRYDLFFGCYKDPQTTVFENGKSQSGRFSFEVFRFVKHRHQKMSTVFLHCVTKLCRADDCIMLMPICGRRRRRDGEESLDSSPVASGNAVITAGPIITRSDETPVNNSQLASGDPSKPMNPVTSALISGVVILGGVGVGFFLLSLRLLQKSRLPTTTASGVWNTTFK